In Fibrobacter sp. UWR2, the following are encoded in one genomic region:
- a CDS encoding sigma 54-interacting transcriptional regulator codes for MSTPIGPEISVIQKISVAIIHERNVEKLLENVLGILESELGMLRGTFALLFGDTLKIEASRGLDESEKQKGFYRMGEGITGHVAERGISHVIPDLRKDSRFLNRTGSRHYDSQVAFICVPLIHDEQIIGTLSIDRPVDGTTDLDRDVALLEIIANITGDAANECIELRNEQQAMIDENRKLRDMLSNNPTEIVGNCREMQIVYEQVRQVAPSDATVLIRGGSGTGKEMIARAIVNLSSRKDKPFITLNCAALPENLVESELFGHEKGAFTGAMARRIGRAEAANGGTLFLDEIGDLTIQTQVKLLRFLQERTFSRVGSNEEIHADVRFLAATSRNLEELMAQGKFREDLYYRLNIFPIVVPDLAKRKSDIILLAEHFIDKFNLKYGKKIARLSTTAINLLMSYYWPGNVRELENCIERAVLTAKDECIHSFNLPPSLQTSVTSGNGNSIVLTGAPLDVMLQNYEKEILTEAIKQNDGNLSAAGRSLGVSPRMMNYRMNKLGIASHK; via the coding sequence ATGTCAACACCCATAGGCCCGGAAATCTCGGTCATCCAGAAGATTAGCGTCGCGATTATTCACGAACGCAACGTGGAGAAGTTGCTCGAGAATGTTCTCGGTATCCTAGAATCCGAACTCGGCATGTTGCGCGGCACGTTCGCGCTCCTCTTTGGGGACACACTCAAGATCGAGGCGTCGCGTGGGCTCGACGAATCCGAAAAGCAGAAAGGCTTCTACCGTATGGGCGAAGGCATTACAGGACATGTCGCCGAACGCGGCATAAGCCATGTCATTCCCGATTTGCGCAAGGACTCCAGGTTCCTGAACCGCACCGGTAGCCGCCACTACGATAGCCAGGTGGCCTTCATTTGCGTGCCGCTCATCCATGACGAACAAATTATCGGGACCCTCTCCATTGACCGCCCCGTAGACGGTACGACGGACCTGGACCGTGACGTGGCCCTGCTCGAAATCATCGCCAACATCACGGGCGATGCAGCAAACGAGTGCATCGAACTGCGCAACGAACAGCAGGCCATGATTGACGAGAACCGCAAACTGCGCGACATGCTCTCGAACAATCCCACCGAAATCGTGGGCAACTGCCGCGAAATGCAGATTGTCTACGAGCAGGTCCGTCAAGTCGCCCCAAGCGACGCGACCGTGCTTATCCGCGGTGGGAGCGGTACGGGTAAGGAGATGATTGCCCGGGCTATCGTGAATCTATCGTCCCGAAAGGACAAGCCCTTCATTACGCTCAACTGCGCCGCACTCCCGGAGAATCTCGTAGAAAGCGAACTTTTCGGCCATGAAAAGGGAGCCTTTACGGGGGCCATGGCCCGCCGTATCGGGCGAGCAGAAGCGGCAAATGGGGGAACGCTCTTCCTCGATGAAATCGGTGACCTGACAATACAGACCCAAGTCAAGCTGTTACGCTTTTTGCAGGAACGCACATTCAGTCGCGTGGGTAGCAACGAGGAAATCCATGCGGATGTCCGCTTCTTGGCAGCAACTAGCCGAAACCTCGAGGAACTCATGGCCCAGGGCAAGTTCCGCGAAGACCTCTACTACCGCCTGAATATATTCCCCATCGTAGTACCCGACCTTGCAAAACGCAAGAGCGACATCATCTTGCTTGCGGAACACTTTATCGACAAGTTCAATCTCAAGTACGGGAAAAAGATTGCCCGTCTTTCGACAACCGCCATCAACCTGCTCATGAGCTACTACTGGCCGGGTAACGTACGCGAACTCGAAAACTGCATCGAGCGCGCCGTGCTTACCGCGAAGGACGAATGTATCCACAGCTTCAACTTGCCGCCTTCACTGCAGACAAGCGTCACATCGGGCAACGGGAATTCTATCGTATTGACGGGAGCGCCTCTCGACGTGATGTTGCAGAACTACGAGAAGGAAATCCTGACGGAAGCCATCAAGCAGAACGACGGGAACCTCTCCGCTGCTGGCAGGAGCCTCGGCGTTTCACCCCGCATGATGAACTACCGCATGAACAAGCTGGGAATCGCTTCCCACAAGTAA
- a CDS encoding LL-diaminopimelate aminotransferase — protein MNESIINPNYDLLPGSYLFSTIAKKISEYQAKKPDADIVRLGIGDVTTPLIPEVIKAMHKAVDEMAEKGTFRGYGPEQGYDFVREAIVAGEYTSRGIEMDPDDIFVSDGSKCDVANIQELFTENVKIAIPDPVYPVYLDSNVMAGRAGVLQDDGHFSKVTYLASTAENNFQPDLPKNPVQMIYLCSPNNPTGTVLSRETLQKFVNYANENGAIILFDGAYNCYIQDESLPHSIYEIPGARTCAIEFRSFSKTAGFTGVRCAYTVIPHELSKLRSMWNRRQCTKFNGVSYVTQRAAEAIYSPVGWQQTKAVIAGYMKTAGVIRKELTAAGYTVFGGEHAPYIWWKIPDGEKSFDFFDRLLATCEVVGTPGSGFGPCGEGYFRLTAFGDYERTCEALKRIKEKL, from the coding sequence ATGAACGAATCCATTATAAATCCGAACTACGACTTGCTGCCCGGCAGCTACCTGTTCTCCACCATCGCAAAGAAGATTTCCGAATACCAGGCAAAGAAACCCGACGCCGACATCGTACGTCTGGGTATCGGTGACGTGACCACGCCGCTTATCCCCGAGGTCATCAAGGCCATGCACAAGGCCGTCGACGAGATGGCCGAGAAGGGAACGTTCCGCGGGTACGGGCCCGAACAGGGCTACGATTTTGTGCGCGAGGCGATTGTCGCCGGCGAGTACACTTCCCGCGGCATCGAGATGGACCCGGACGACATCTTCGTGAGCGACGGATCCAAGTGCGACGTCGCGAACATCCAGGAACTTTTTACAGAAAATGTAAAAATTGCCATCCCGGACCCCGTCTACCCGGTCTATCTGGACTCCAACGTGATGGCCGGGCGTGCAGGCGTGTTGCAGGATGACGGACATTTTTCTAAGGTCACCTACCTTGCGTCGACTGCCGAGAACAACTTCCAGCCCGACCTGCCCAAGAACCCGGTGCAGATGATCTACCTCTGCAGCCCGAACAACCCGACGGGTACGGTGCTCAGCCGCGAGACGCTCCAGAAGTTCGTGAACTACGCGAACGAGAACGGTGCGATTATCCTGTTCGACGGCGCCTACAACTGCTACATCCAGGACGAGAGCCTCCCGCATTCCATCTACGAGATTCCGGGAGCCCGCACCTGCGCCATCGAATTCCGCAGTTTCAGCAAGACCGCCGGCTTTACTGGCGTTCGCTGCGCCTATACGGTCATCCCGCATGAACTATCCAAACTCCGCTCCATGTGGAACCGTCGCCAGTGCACCAAGTTCAACGGCGTGAGCTACGTGACCCAACGTGCCGCCGAGGCTATATACTCCCCGGTCGGCTGGCAGCAGACAAAGGCCGTTATCGCGGGCTACATGAAGACTGCCGGCGTCATCCGCAAGGAACTGACCGCGGCGGGCTACACGGTGTTCGGCGGCGAGCATGCCCCGTATATCTGGTGGAAGATTCCCGATGGCGAAAAGTCCTTCGACTTCTTCGACCGCCTGCTTGCCACCTGCGAGGTCGTGGGCACCCCCGGCAGCGGCTTTGGCCCCTGCGGCGAAGGGTATTTCCGCCTGACCGCCTTCGGTGACTACGAACGCACCTGCGAAGCCCTCAAGAGAATTAAGGAAAAACTCTAA
- the dapF gene encoding diaminopimelate epimerase, with amino-acid sequence MFTKFSKWTGLGNDFILLEPGQKVYYGAEFEQSVIKLCDRRFGIGADGVVIVTPMDGEGCLVLDDAGVGPASKSVANGIDFEMRIFNADGSEAAMCGNATRCVAKFIVSRGLAKPGQKVFNLHTKSGLVKPELLDDGRVCVDMGNPRNFLGSIKLTADSYDFTAETVSMGNPHAVIFVDDIEKIQLENWGRVLECDKQFPDRCNIEFAQVLHSGQETPTQIRMRVWERGCGVTMACGTGSCATLVAAQRTGRVGVEADVILDGGTLHIKHENDGPVLMTGPAQEVFRGTIE; translated from the coding sequence ATGTTTACCAAATTTTCTAAATGGACCGGACTCGGCAACGATTTCATTTTATTGGAACCGGGTCAAAAAGTGTATTACGGCGCGGAATTCGAACAGAGCGTCATCAAGTTGTGCGACCGCCGCTTCGGTATAGGCGCAGACGGCGTAGTCATCGTAACCCCGATGGACGGCGAAGGCTGCCTAGTACTTGACGATGCGGGGGTCGGCCCTGCATCCAAGTCCGTCGCGAACGGCATCGATTTCGAGATGCGCATTTTCAATGCCGACGGATCAGAGGCCGCGATGTGCGGTAACGCGACACGCTGTGTCGCGAAGTTCATCGTAAGCCGCGGGCTCGCGAAGCCGGGGCAAAAGGTATTCAACCTGCACACGAAAAGCGGGCTCGTGAAACCCGAACTCCTGGACGACGGACGCGTGTGCGTAGACATGGGCAACCCGAGAAACTTCCTCGGGAGTATAAAGCTTACGGCGGACAGCTATGACTTTACTGCAGAGACTGTCTCGATGGGAAATCCGCACGCCGTCATCTTCGTTGACGACATCGAGAAAATCCAGTTGGAAAACTGGGGGCGCGTGCTGGAATGCGACAAGCAGTTCCCGGACCGCTGCAACATTGAATTCGCACAGGTTCTCCACTCGGGTCAAGAGACGCCCACCCAAATCCGCATGCGGGTTTGGGAACGGGGTTGCGGCGTCACCATGGCCTGTGGAACCGGCAGTTGCGCAACCCTCGTTGCGGCCCAGCGCACGGGCCGCGTGGGCGTCGAAGCCGATGTCATCCTGGACGGCGGAACGCTCCATATCAAGCACGAAAATGACGGCCCGGTCCTCATGACCGGCCCTGCACAGGAAGTATTTAGAGGAACGATCGAATGA
- a CDS encoding bile acid:sodium symporter family protein translates to MSKIIRAVSHTLSAYASPFVIASAIVAFFVPVAFGWVHGNVSSVILGVIMLSMGLTLSVQDFKILFKRPLDILLGAVAQYTIMPLVAFTLTKIFGLDPYLAVGIVLVGCCPGGVSSNIMSFLAKGDVAYSVGMTTVSTLLAPIMTPLLVLWLADTSINVNALGMFLNILYVTILPVTIGFLLNVFLGHRAVFKEIQANMPAVGVIGLMLIVGGVMVTVHPQLVLNGVGLLFLVLAVVFCHNALGYVLGYSVGRLFKFNTAKKRTIAIEVGVQNAGMATVLAAGFFANPENLAVHPEAALCVVPCALSCIYHSISGTILANIFAWLDGRKATAK, encoded by the coding sequence ATGTCCAAGATTATCCGGGCCGTGAGCCACACTCTTTCCGCCTACGCTTCCCCGTTCGTCATCGCAAGCGCAATCGTCGCATTCTTCGTTCCCGTAGCCTTCGGCTGGGTCCACGGGAACGTCTCCTCGGTCATCCTCGGGGTGATCATGCTGAGCATGGGGCTCACGCTTTCCGTACAGGATTTCAAGATCCTGTTCAAGCGCCCGCTCGACATTTTGCTCGGGGCCGTCGCACAATACACCATCATGCCGCTGGTGGCCTTCACGCTCACCAAGATTTTCGGGCTCGACCCCTACCTCGCCGTGGGCATCGTGCTCGTAGGCTGCTGCCCGGGCGGCGTCTCCAGCAACATCATGAGCTTCCTCGCGAAGGGCGACGTGGCCTACTCCGTAGGCATGACCACAGTCTCCACGCTGCTCGCCCCCATCATGACCCCGCTGCTCGTGCTGTGGCTTGCCGACACGAGCATCAACGTGAACGCCCTCGGGATGTTCCTCAACATCCTCTACGTCACCATCCTCCCGGTGACCATCGGGTTTCTCCTCAACGTATTTCTCGGGCACCGCGCCGTATTCAAGGAAATCCAGGCCAACATGCCTGCGGTCGGTGTCATCGGGCTCATGCTTATCGTGGGCGGAGTGATGGTGACCGTGCACCCGCAGCTCGTACTCAACGGGGTCGGCCTCCTGTTCCTCGTGCTCGCGGTCGTGTTCTGCCACAACGCGCTCGGCTACGTGCTGGGTTACAGCGTAGGCAGGCTGTTCAAGTTCAACACCGCGAAGAAGCGCACCATCGCCATCGAGGTCGGCGTGCAGAACGCGGGCATGGCGACAGTCCTTGCTGCAGGGTTCTTCGCTAACCCCGAGAACCTGGCAGTTCACCCCGAAGCGGCACTCTGCGTTGTCCCCTGCGCTTTGAGCTGCATCTACCATTCCATCAGCGGCACGATTCTTGCTAACATATTCGCATGGTTGGACGGGCGCAAGGCAACCGCCAAGTAG
- a CDS encoding glycosyl hydrolase family 8, which yields MKNLNLIPLCIAAAFSFSQAVLDLPNTQPKVDESYWKAALDSTWQGLIRRNINPYSEGKGLIHRPKSETPGDAVSEAVGYGMLVALFANDQDHFNSIWDAANDKMWGGCYYNWQMAPSGMISGEGAATDAEEDVALALIFADKLVSAGKWQPYTSTKFNYGYADHAKKILGCMWGTQQITSSGILAPGAGWGGDSFVNPGYFSPAWYRIFAKFDSNGDRWNKVVEKTYEILSKSPGYSMGMIPDWMRPDGGWAGSLGYNAYFNSRAFFKDAIRILWRLAIDAVWFDESRAKAFLENSLTFINGKGGPEAANFYQIENPGELLPAEDIWTDFNNSKDTSTWRYRREHSHLTIGMWATAAVAVGKSEDRIAFSEELAKFYEGGDYFGLAKDTTGALEDTLHNEMYFDQFLAWFGASMMSGTFVNVIDAIDNPKEATAGDSSSLTKTVAIKAAAQAQKADNIGLTISGHSVLLTLPEDAEWSIYDMNGHKVAAARGAKFLWQKADRGVYVVRARSKGTSYMRRVAVR from the coding sequence ATGAAGAATCTTAATCTTATTCCCCTTTGCATTGCAGCGGCATTCTCTTTCTCGCAGGCAGTGCTGGACTTGCCCAACACCCAACCGAAGGTAGACGAATCCTACTGGAAGGCGGCTCTCGACAGCACATGGCAAGGGCTTATCCGCCGCAACATCAATCCCTATTCTGAAGGCAAGGGGCTGATTCACCGTCCCAAGAGCGAAACCCCGGGTGACGCGGTAAGCGAAGCCGTCGGCTACGGCATGCTCGTAGCCCTGTTCGCCAACGATCAGGATCACTTCAACAGTATCTGGGATGCAGCGAACGACAAGATGTGGGGCGGCTGCTACTACAACTGGCAGATGGCGCCTAGCGGCATGATTAGCGGCGAGGGCGCCGCAACTGATGCCGAAGAAGACGTCGCGCTCGCCTTGATTTTTGCAGACAAACTAGTTTCTGCCGGCAAATGGCAGCCCTATACCTCGACCAAGTTCAATTACGGCTACGCAGACCATGCCAAGAAGATTTTGGGCTGCATGTGGGGAACGCAGCAAATTACGAGCAGCGGAATTCTGGCCCCCGGCGCGGGCTGGGGCGGTGACAGCTTCGTGAATCCCGGCTACTTTTCCCCGGCATGGTACAGGATTTTCGCCAAGTTCGATAGCAATGGCGACCGCTGGAATAAGGTTGTCGAAAAGACCTACGAGATCCTTTCGAAGAGCCCCGGCTATAGCATGGGCATGATTCCCGACTGGATGCGCCCCGATGGTGGCTGGGCAGGAAGCCTCGGCTACAACGCCTATTTCAACAGCCGCGCCTTCTTCAAGGACGCCATCCGCATCCTGTGGAGGCTCGCAATTGACGCCGTCTGGTTCGACGAGTCCAGGGCAAAAGCATTCCTCGAGAACTCGCTCACATTCATCAACGGAAAGGGCGGCCCCGAAGCCGCGAACTTCTACCAGATCGAAAATCCCGGCGAACTACTGCCTGCCGAAGATATCTGGACAGACTTTAACAACAGCAAGGACACGTCGACCTGGCGCTACCGCCGCGAACACAGCCACCTGACAATCGGCATGTGGGCCACCGCAGCCGTCGCCGTCGGTAAATCCGAGGACCGCATCGCCTTCAGCGAGGAACTTGCGAAGTTCTACGAAGGCGGCGACTACTTCGGCCTTGCAAAGGACACGACTGGCGCCCTCGAGGACACGCTCCACAACGAGATGTATTTCGACCAGTTCCTCGCCTGGTTCGGAGCCTCGATGATGAGCGGAACCTTCGTGAACGTGATTGACGCCATCGATAATCCGAAAGAAGCGACTGCAGGAGATTCCTCGTCGCTCACCAAGACTGTCGCCATCAAGGCCGCGGCGCAGGCTCAAAAGGCCGACAACATCGGACTGACCATTAGCGGACATTCCGTCCTGCTTACGCTGCCCGAAGACGCCGAATGGAGCATCTACGACATGAACGGGCACAAGGTTGCCGCAGCGCGCGGCGCCAAGTTCCTGTGGCAGAAGGCAGACCGTGGAGTCTACGTCGTAAGGGCTCGTTCCAAGGGAACAAGCTACATGCGTAGAGTCGCCGTTCGCTAG
- a CDS encoding C2 family cysteine protease, which translates to MKKDKYISKRKLMKLKPKDMTFREYKLGAVRETEHPNFTENDISTAINPCALAEQIEGRKIDWGNDEEREKMLVKILGASSVKDIYDPKKSFLRPIRRMIDASGKSVFKTSDVEEKSIPEQIASVYVPLRNRAASAEISFKSDDSWLPENVGWKKVGTYYINGAEPLEIDQGSLGDCYFLAALCSAGWVNRNYIRSTDVNGSHTMTFYTWLKNPEKVSVSEEIPCNLSSNRPAFGGSTTTGEIWPAVWEKAFAKWDTGCSHDHPNVSKIAGGNGGTALRQITGRGYSSYYLYNTKSRINTIWGWLDKNTNYLGKTMIPMVVNTSSIDRYDSLGIVSSHVYSVLGIETVNKKKRIVLRNPWAWKTPSEYCRTGSWNGLALGANGVFSIEFEMFLEYFYNLYYV; encoded by the coding sequence ATGAAAAAAGACAAGTATATCTCGAAAAGAAAGTTGATGAAACTGAAACCGAAGGATATGACATTCCGTGAATATAAGCTGGGCGCAGTCAGGGAAACGGAACACCCGAACTTTACTGAAAATGATATTAGTACTGCGATTAACCCATGCGCCCTTGCAGAACAAATCGAAGGCCGCAAGATTGATTGGGGTAATGATGAAGAACGTGAAAAGATGCTTGTGAAAATTCTTGGTGCGTCAAGTGTAAAAGACATTTATGACCCAAAAAAATCCTTTTTACGCCCAATTAGAAGGATGATTGATGCCTCCGGAAAGAGTGTGTTCAAAACATCGGATGTAGAAGAGAAAAGTATTCCGGAACAAATCGCTAGCGTCTATGTTCCGTTAAGGAATCGCGCGGCATCCGCAGAAATCAGTTTCAAGTCGGACGATTCCTGGCTACCCGAAAATGTCGGCTGGAAAAAAGTAGGTACCTATTATATTAACGGCGCGGAACCGCTTGAAATTGACCAGGGTTCTCTAGGAGACTGCTATTTCTTGGCAGCACTGTGTTCTGCGGGATGGGTCAATAGGAACTACATAAGGAGTACCGATGTAAACGGCTCTCATACGATGACCTTCTATACGTGGCTAAAAAATCCGGAAAAGGTGTCCGTAAGTGAAGAAATTCCCTGCAATCTTTCGAGTAATCGACCTGCTTTTGGGGGCAGTACTACTACTGGGGAAATCTGGCCTGCCGTCTGGGAGAAGGCTTTTGCAAAATGGGACACCGGCTGTAGCCATGATCATCCCAATGTTTCGAAGATTGCGGGGGGTAATGGCGGAACGGCATTAAGGCAAATTACGGGTAGGGGGTATTCCTCTTATTACCTGTATAACACTAAGAGTAGGATAAACACTATATGGGGGTGGCTTGACAAGAATACCAATTACTTGGGAAAGACGATGATCCCCATGGTTGTCAATACGTCTAGTATTGATAGGTATGATTCTCTTGGAATTGTTTCTAGCCATGTCTACTCGGTTCTGGGCATTGAAACCGTGAATAAGAAGAAACGAATCGTCTTGAGAAATCCGTGGGCGTGGAAAACCCCGAGTGAGTATTGTAGAACGGGCAGTTGGAATGGACTAGCGTTAGGTGCCAATGGGGTGTTCTCCATTGAGTTCGAAATGTTCCTTGAATATTTCTACAACCTATACTACGTGTAA
- a CDS encoding fibronectin type III domain-containing protein, with product MATKTLKTADLKASLNLKKTTRVENISVKEVKGVSEIKTAAGSRVQKEQLLDFRENAGISVLELRVDSTSKTLDDVRTELDEIIRQKGEFLDKRDYFDEGRARRELQESLDNIKKYGMSGFTAEVDPAGGVTCKYVRMWRQPARKYTYSLLRKKEGLKVIAVRGDKQQATAKNGSSSITSKLKTLEWEILVPTSTSHIVNGFVLHDDTAEEGNKYTYRLVLNYTDTNETESFEATVLYEKLKLNVVEFSARADSINKKVVVTCSVQNASTMKVYRKDTGKVLSSPYEDTNVELGKTYEYVLEAANKWESVKKTAKASCSNLKPTMGKVTATIETFDRGVTLQWPSVANISYFIVERSLSGTSSWTKVGSNTTQNTCKDIDESEDEKVLKKGKTYAYRVTAHNGWGDSSATVSVTMTNAAPNTPRILEPGSNTLCWTAINNAKTFRIERTDNPSTYNWTKKTGYTTLYDGSITAGKLYTYTIQACNGWGKSGLCYCDVVKPITENKGKVGDYYGYIGQNKDDDYGGNFAKKWQLNFQGITTDGTWWYITNGADGWYHSIRKRSLDRTLDSGIGRDYTVPDEAHVGDLDFYKGYLFVPVYKSGENGKIWIFKTDKSNSCVQSSDRLKCIELHKNNGSSFKKLGWCAVNPCDGRLYVCEGDEALGPNAPLYSFKVNVDNIKNAKWDNVFVDPKVVRLYLSDGSECVKQCMQGGCFDYYNNLYLNSGYSDGHRTGEGVHVFKLIRDDSKQLREKLSAARNDEERAKIYEAYKSGDLNLPFDCTKGILIAQSNQKSGFRYQFDPTDDEEPEGMMYYDFTFAERTPPQSYVGEGSLHIGMLMNDIATEECVCFKHYAHKLRDTEEKNVYYNPSNLVVVSATENNDGVNETVYKVVDNGVLVKKFKLRKYADAALTILKKFSKVHTVGWLYTCSPNHNYEFSALESSTSLPKTQCVQMAYTSVVKSHATDEMWKVEVRSSQGVLCHFRAHNEADANTIQAILKQHKKLCYIGVGPDTDAKTKGFFRSANNLIWLE from the coding sequence ATGGCAACTAAGACGTTGAAGACAGCAGATCTCAAGGCTTCCTTGAATTTGAAAAAGACTACTAGGGTGGAGAACATCTCCGTTAAAGAAGTCAAGGGCGTTAGTGAAATAAAGACTGCAGCGGGTTCTAGGGTGCAGAAAGAACAGCTTTTGGACTTTAGGGAAAATGCTGGAATTTCGGTATTGGAACTAAGGGTTGATTCTACTAGCAAGACGCTTGATGACGTGAGGACTGAACTAGATGAAATAATTCGTCAAAAGGGAGAATTTCTTGATAAGAGGGACTACTTTGACGAAGGAAGGGCAAGAAGAGAACTACAGGAATCGCTTGATAACATAAAAAAATATGGAATGTCCGGTTTCACTGCAGAAGTGGACCCTGCAGGGGGCGTGACCTGCAAGTATGTGAGAATGTGGAGGCAGCCTGCTAGAAAGTATACGTATTCGCTTCTGCGAAAGAAAGAAGGCTTGAAGGTTATTGCTGTTAGAGGTGATAAACAACAGGCGACTGCCAAAAACGGAAGTTCCTCGATTACTAGTAAACTGAAGACGCTGGAGTGGGAAATATTAGTGCCGACGAGTACATCGCATATCGTAAATGGGTTTGTTCTTCATGATGATACGGCGGAGGAAGGCAACAAGTACACGTATCGGTTGGTCTTGAACTACACGGACACAAATGAGACGGAATCATTTGAGGCGACTGTCCTATACGAAAAATTAAAATTGAATGTTGTTGAATTCAGTGCTCGCGCGGATTCGATCAATAAAAAGGTCGTGGTAACATGCAGCGTGCAAAACGCAAGTACGATGAAGGTTTATCGAAAGGACACGGGGAAGGTCTTGTCTAGCCCTTACGAAGACACCAATGTTGAACTGGGTAAGACGTATGAATATGTTCTAGAGGCGGCCAACAAATGGGAATCTGTGAAAAAAACGGCTAAAGCCTCCTGCTCGAATCTTAAGCCGACTATGGGAAAGGTTACTGCGACGATAGAAACGTTTGACCGTGGCGTGACATTACAGTGGCCGTCTGTTGCGAATATTTCTTATTTTATCGTTGAGCGGTCTTTGTCGGGGACTAGTTCCTGGACAAAGGTTGGTTCTAATACAACTCAGAATACCTGTAAAGATATTGACGAATCGGAAGACGAAAAGGTCCTCAAGAAGGGGAAAACCTATGCATACAGGGTTACTGCTCACAATGGATGGGGCGATTCTTCGGCAACAGTTTCCGTAACCATGACCAATGCGGCTCCTAATACGCCTCGAATTCTTGAACCGGGTTCAAATACATTGTGCTGGACCGCAATAAACAATGCGAAGACATTCCGCATTGAAAGAACCGATAATCCTTCGACGTATAATTGGACCAAGAAAACTGGGTACACTACGTTATACGACGGCAGTATTACGGCGGGAAAGCTGTACACGTACACAATTCAGGCCTGTAATGGATGGGGAAAGTCCGGCCTCTGCTATTGCGATGTCGTGAAGCCGATAACGGAAAATAAAGGAAAGGTGGGTGATTATTATGGGTATATTGGACAGAATAAAGATGATGATTACGGTGGAAATTTTGCGAAAAAGTGGCAACTCAATTTCCAGGGAATAACGACGGATGGAACGTGGTGGTATATAACGAATGGTGCTGATGGGTGGTACCATTCTATAAGAAAACGTTCTCTGGATAGAACATTGGATAGTGGAATCGGTCGTGACTACACGGTGCCTGATGAAGCCCATGTAGGAGACCTCGATTTCTATAAGGGCTATCTATTTGTTCCTGTGTATAAGAGTGGGGAAAACGGCAAGATATGGATTTTCAAAACAGATAAGAGCAACAGCTGCGTCCAAAGCAGCGATAGGCTTAAATGTATTGAATTGCATAAGAATAATGGTTCCTCCTTTAAAAAACTTGGATGGTGTGCCGTAAACCCCTGTGACGGCAGACTGTATGTTTGCGAGGGAGATGAAGCCCTTGGACCGAATGCTCCGCTCTATTCATTCAAGGTTAATGTGGATAATATCAAGAATGCAAAATGGGACAATGTATTTGTAGACCCCAAGGTGGTGCGCCTGTATCTTAGCGATGGATCCGAATGCGTGAAGCAATGCATGCAGGGAGGATGCTTTGATTACTACAACAACCTTTATCTCAATAGTGGCTATTCGGACGGCCACAGAACAGGTGAAGGTGTCCATGTATTCAAGCTGATTCGTGACGATTCAAAACAGCTTAGAGAAAAGTTGAGCGCCGCTCGAAATGACGAAGAACGTGCTAAAATCTACGAGGCGTATAAATCGGGCGACCTGAATTTGCCATTTGACTGCACTAAGGGTATACTTATTGCACAGTCAAATCAAAAGTCGGGATTCAGGTATCAGTTTGACCCCACCGATGATGAGGAGCCGGAGGGCATGATGTATTATGACTTTACATTTGCCGAAAGGACGCCTCCGCAGAGTTATGTGGGTGAAGGTTCTCTTCATATCGGTATGTTGATGAATGATATAGCGACAGAGGAATGCGTGTGCTTTAAACACTATGCTCACAAGCTCCGTGATACTGAAGAGAAAAATGTCTACTACAATCCTTCAAATCTGGTAGTTGTTTCTGCTACCGAAAACAATGATGGTGTAAACGAAACTGTATATAAAGTTGTCGATAACGGCGTTCTTGTGAAGAAGTTTAAACTGAGAAAATATGCGGATGCCGCTTTGACTATATTGAAAAAATTCAGCAAGGTCCATACGGTAGGCTGGCTTTATACGTGTTCGCCAAATCATAATTATGAATTTAGCGCTCTTGAAAGCAGTACGTCATTGCCTAAAACGCAATGTGTACAGATGGCATATACTAGTGTCGTTAAAAGCCATGCGACTGATGAAATGTGGAAGGTGGAAGTACGGTCGAGTCAGGGAGTCCTGTGTCACTTCCGCGCTCATAATGAAGCGGATGCGAATACGATACAGGCTATTCTGAAACAGCATAAAAAACTTTGCTATATAGGAGTGGGGCCTGATACCGATGCTAAAACCAAGGGATTTTTCCGTAGTGCAAACAACTTGATTTGGCTCGAGTAA